One Prunus dulcis chromosome 8, ALMONDv2, whole genome shotgun sequence DNA window includes the following coding sequences:
- the LOC117638195 gene encoding GDSL esterase/lipase At4g16230-like has protein sequence MRYHSLKQPSKQVVFLYLSLFVCLPLSISICNFAEDGAATRGMFVFGSSLVDNGNNNFFESRAKADYLPYGIDFPNGPSGRFTNGKNVVDLLGDQLKLPSFIPPSKDPSTKGSKIVHGVNHASGSSGILDDTGSVAGNVISLSQQIRDFEEETLPELEAELGCKSSESLPSYLFVVGVGGNDYMFNYFVRRSYLQFGLEAFTRTLIASLAQKLQKLYSLGGRKFVVMSINPLGYSPVLNRPNFIGSPRALSQAAQIYNVQLKILLDALKRSMPDFNFALVNTYNIMTNIIQNPASTGFEDTRNPCCKVTSQIQGGNGVLCERGGETSANRARNVFFDGLHPTEALNFQIASKAYASTLEFDVYPINVRQLAQL, from the exons ATGCGATACCACTCTCTAAAACAACCTTCCAAACAAGTTGTGTTTTTATAtctctctttgtttgtttgtctgCCTCTATCCATTTCCATTTGTAACTTCGCAGAAGATGGAGCTGCGACCAGAGGCATGTTTGTGTTTGGAAGCTCTCTGGTCGACAATGGCAACAATAACTTCTTTGAAAGCAGGGCTAAAGCCGATTATTTGCCATATGGTATTGATTTCCCGAACGGACCTTCTGGGAGATTCACAAATGGCAAAAATGTAGTTGACCTTCTTGGTGACCAACTCAAGCTTCCTTCCTTCATCCCACCTTCTAAAGACCCTTCAACTAAGGGAAGTAAAATTGTTCATGGAGTCAACCATGCCTCTGGCTCTTCCGGTATATTAGATGATACCGGGTCAGTTGCG GGCAATGTTATCAGTTTGAGCCAGCAAATCCGGGACTTTGAGGAGGAGACATTGCCAGAGCTAGAAGCTGAGCTGGGGTGCAAAAGCTCTGAATCACTTCCAAGCTACTTGTTTGTTGTCGGAGTTGGTGGGAACGATTACATGTTCAACTACTTCGTCAGGAGATCCTACCTCCAATTTGGCCTTGAAGCCTTCACTAGAACCCTCATAGCCTCTCTGGCTCAAAAACTCCAG AAATTGTATAGTTTGGGAGGTCGAAAATTTGTGGTAATGTCAATAAATCCACTAGGCTACAGTCCCGTGCTTAACAGACCAAATTTTATAGGCAGCCCTCGAGCTCTGAGCCAAGCAGCTCAGATCTACAACGTTCAGTTGAAGATACTGCTAGATGCTCTCAAAAGAAGCATGCCTGACTTCAATTTTGCTTTGGTCAACACATATAATATTATGACTAATATCATCCAGAATCCGGCTTCCACAG GCTTTGAAGACACAAGAAACCCTTGTTGCAAAGTGACCTCCCAGATTCAAG GTGGAAATGGAGTATTATGCGAAAGAGGTGGGGAAACAAGTGCGAACAGGGCGAGAAATGTGTTCTTTGATGGGTTGCATCCAACAGAAgctttaaattttcaaatagcAAGCAAGGCCTATGCTTCCACtcttgaatttgatgtttatCCAATTAATGTCAGACAACTAGCTCAACTTTGA
- the LOC117638115 gene encoding G-type lectin S-receptor-like serine/threonine-protein kinase At1g34300, whose translation MTPFSFLLLIPCLFSAAAITTISAANTISPGSTLSASNPNQFWSSPNATFSFGFLLSDPPTSPPSFIAAIFYSGGVPVWSAGDGAAVDSGGTLQFLSSGTLRLVNGSGTTLWDSNTASRGVSSAQLEDSGDLVLRNGTVSVWSSFDNPTDSMVPSQNFTVGKVLRSGLYSFKLVKNGNLTLVWNNSITYWNEGLNSSVNTNLTSPSLGLQSIGILSISDLRLATAVIVAYSSDYAEAGDILRFLKLGSDGNLRIYSSTRGSGTIIERWAAVTDQCEVFGYCGDMGVCSYNNSNPVCGCMSQNFELVDSKDSRKGCKRKMEIEDCPQSVTMLDLVHTRFLTYPPETESQIFFVGISACRLNCLVNSACDASTSLSDGTGLCYYKTPGFLSGYHSPAMSSSSYIKVCGPVIPNPSSSLESAGKKKDWKLRAWIVVVAVVATLLGLMALEGGLWWWFCRNSPNFGGLSAQYALLEYASGAPVQFMYKELQRSTKGFKEKLGEGGFGAVYKGILANRTVVAVKQLEGIEQGEKQFRMEVATISSTHHLNLVRLIGFCSEGRHRLLVYEFMKNGSLDNFLFATAEQSGKLLNWESRFNIALGTARGITYLHEECRDCIVHCDIKPENILIDENFNAKVSDFGLAKLVNPKDHRYRTLTSVRGTRGYLAPEWLANLPITSKSDIYSYGMVLLEIVSGRRNFEVSEETNRKKFSLWAFEEFEKGNIKGIVDKRLVDQDVDMDQVTRAIQVTFWCIHEQPSHRPMMGKVVQMLEGITDIEKPPAPRAAIDVPTSGTDMNVSSNVSALSTAAASAPAPSSFSSFQISGESSLTSGRNIEKATASLIHSDPN comes from the coding sequence ATGACCccattctcttttcttctcttgatCCCCTGTCTCTTCTCTGCCGCCGCCATCACCACCATCTCAGCCGCCAACACAATTTCACCAGGCTCTACTCTCTCCGCCTCCAACCCAAACCAGTTCTGGTCCTCCCCAAATGCCACCTTCTCCTTCGGCTTCCTTCTCTCTGACCCCCCCACTTCGCCCCCTTCCTTCATCGCCGCCATTTTCTACTCCGGCGGCGTCCCCGTATGGTCCGCCGGCGATGGAGCTGCCGTTGACTCCGGCGGCACCCTTCAATTCCTCTCCTCCGGCACCCTCCGCCTCGTCAACGGCTCCGGCACTACTCTCTGGGACTCCAATACCGCCAGCCGCGGCGTCTCCTCCGCCCAGCTTGAAGATTCGGGCGACTTGGTGCTCCGCAACGGCACCGTTTCGGTCTGGTCCAGCTTCGACAACCCGACCGATTCGATGGTGCCGTCGCAGAACTTCACTGTGGGTAAGGTTTTGCGATCTGGGTTGTATTCTTTTAAGCTTGTTAAGAATGGGAACCTTACTCTTGTTTGGAACAATAGTATTACGTATTGGAACGAAGGATTGAATTCTTCTGTTAATACCAATCTGACTTCACCTAGTTTAGGATTGCAGTCAATTGGTATTTTGTCAATCTCTGATCTACGCTTGGCCACTGCGGTCATTGTTGCTTATAGTAGTGATTATGCTGAAGCTGGTGATATTTTGAGGTTCTTGAAGCTAGGGAGTGATGggaatttgagaatttataGCTCCACTAGAGGTAGTGGGACTATAATTGAGAGATGGGCAGCTGTTACTGATCAGTGTGAGGTTTTCGGGTACTGCGGGGACATGGGAGTTTGTAGTTATAATAATTCCAATCCGGTGTGTGGTTGTATGTCGCAGAATTTTGAGCTAGTTGATTCGAAGGATAGCAGGAAAGGATGTAAAAGGAAGATGGAGATTGAGGATTGTCCTCAGAGTGTGACTATGTTGGACCTTGTTCATACTCGGTTCTTGACGTACCCTCCCGAGACGGAATCACAGATTTTCTTTGTGGGTATATCAGCTTGCAGGTTGAATTGTCTTGTAAATAGTGCTTGTGATGCTTCGACATCTTTGTCTGATGGCACAGGGCTATGTTACTACAAGACACCTGGTTTTCTTAGTGGCTATCATAGTCCAGCTATGTCCAGCAGTTCATATATCAAGGTTTGTGGGCCGGTGATTCCAAATCCTTCGTCTTCATTGGAGAGTGCTGGCAAGAAAAAGGATTGGAAGTTGCGCGCTTGGATTGTGGTTGTTGCGGTTGTTGCCACCCTTTTGGGTTTGATGGCATTGGAGGGCGGTTTGTGGTGGTGGTTTTGCAGGAACAGTCCCAACTTTGGTGGATTGTCCGCTCAATATGCACTTCTTGAGTATGCTTCTGGTGCACCGGTTCAGTTCATGTATAAGGAGCTTCAGCGCTCAACTAAGGGATTCAAGGAGAAGCTTGGGGAAGGAGGATTTGGAGCTGTTTATAAGGGCATTCTTGCTAATAGAACTGTTGTTGCAGTTAAGCAACTTGAGGGGATTGAGCAAGGGGAGAAACAATTTAGGATGGAGGTTGCAACCATTAGTAGCACCCACCATTTGAATCTGGTGAGGCTGATTGGTTTTTGCTCTGAGGGACGCCATAGGCTTTTGGTATATGAGTTCATGAAAAATGGGTCCCTTGATAATTTCCTGTTTGCAACAGCAGAGCAGTCAGGAAAGTTGTTGAATTGGGAGTCTCGGTTCAACATTGCCCTAGGGACTGCAAGGGGGATCACATACCTTCATGAGGAGTGCCGAGACTGCATTGTGCATTGTGATATAAAGCCAGAAAACATTCTCATAGATGAGAATTTCAATGCCAAAGTGTCAGATTTTGGCCTCGCAAAGCTCGTTAATCCAAAGGACCATAGGTATCGAACCTTGACGAGTGTTAGAGGGACTAGAGGGTATTTGGCACCTGAATGGCTAGCAAATCTTCCAATAACTTCCAAATCTGATATTTACAGTTATGGTATGGTTTTGCTAGAGATAGTGAGTGGGAGAAGGAATTTTGAAGTTTCTGAGGAGACGAATAGGAAGAAGTTCTCCTTATGGGCTTTTGAGGAATTTGAGAAGGGTAACATCAAGGGAATTGTCGATAAAAGGCTAGTCGACCAAGATGTTGATATGGATCAAGTGACGAGAGCAATTCAGGTGACCTTCTGGTGCATACATGAACAACCATCTCATAGGCCAATGATGGGAAAAGTTGTACAGATGCTGGAAGGAATTACAGATATTGAGAAACCCCCTGCCCCGAGGGCTGCCATTGACGTGCCTACTAGTGGAACAGACATGAATGTGAGCAGTAATGTCAGTGCTCTGTCCACTGCTGCAGCCTCAGCCCCAGCTCCTTCCTCATTTTCCTCATTTCAAATTTCTGGAGAATCCTCCTTAACATCAGGGAGGAACATCGAGAAGGCAACTGCATCCCTTATACACTCAGACCCAAATTGA